The genomic stretch ATCAGGTAAAATAGCCGTGAGGTAATATTTTTTGATTCATTCTTCCCTAAAACCTTAGGGGGTGATTTGGGAAATGAAAAAATACATTACTTTTGAAACGGAGTCGATTTTTAAGATGATTTCACCATGAAGAAACTACTACCTTTTGATTCTTATTACAATAGCATTATTTTCAAGTTAATAGCGGGGGAATCCCTTGGCCAAAATTTGCTGGGATTCCCATCCATATTCTCCGTTTTCAAATCAAAAAAACAATTAGGAGCATTTTCAGGCAAAGCCAAAAGAGCGGATCGACCACGCACTAATCGTCCAACGCCTCAGTTTATGAGGGTTTTAATTTTATTAGGACTTTTTTTCACACTGGCATATTCAGCAAGAGGGCAGAACTCTACCTTGGGAAAGGAGTTTTGGGTAGGCTTTATGGAAAATGATTTTACTGAGGCAGCCGTTCTTGTTATTACAGCAGATGAGCAAGCGTCCGGAGCGATAGAGTATTTAGGACAGACCGCTTTTTTCGATCTCCAAAAAGGAGAGCAATATGTACTAAGAATAAACCCTTATGAGGCGAATGTAATACATGAAACCTCCGAAGAAATAGAAAATAAAGGGGTCTATATTACCTCGAGTGGTAGAGTAGCGGTTCATGCATTCAATGAACAGCAATATTCGGCAGATGGAACAGTGGTATTGCCGGTAAAGACTCTAGGAAAGGAGTACTTTGTTACTTCTTATTACGAGGAAGGAAATGGCCCTGGTACATTGCTGATAGTGGCCATAGAAGATAATACCAAGATAGAGATCACCACTCCGGTAAATACACTCAATGGCAAGCAAGCAAATATACCTTTCTCCATCACGCTGGATCGTGGCCAAAGTTATCAGGTCAAAGCGTTTGGAGACCTGACAGGGGCCTATGTGAAAGTCTTGGGAGATAAGGTGGGAGATTGTGGAAAAATAGCAGTCTTTGGAGGGAATTTGTGTACGACCATCGGTGACTGTCTGGCATGTGACCATCTTTTTCAGCAGACTTACCCCATTAGCACCTGGGGTACCAGTTATATACATGTGGGGCTCAAGGATAGAACATCGGGTGAATTGGTTAGGATATTGGCATCAGAGGACGGGACAGATGTAATCGTGGCTGGAGAAAATAAAGGTAAAATAGGAAGGGGAGAATCAATGACGTTCGATTTGGAGCCGGATAAATCATGCAAAATAGAGACCTCTAACCCCTCATCTGTTACGGTTTTTTCCAAGGGGGCGTATTGCAATAGTATAGAGGATGAGGACTTATTCCATAACGGGGATCCGTTTATGATTACATACAGCCCCAGCGATCAATTTTTGAAGGACTTGGTGTTCAATTCCATGAAATTGCCTGTCATTGAGAATCATTATGTTAATATCGTAGTAAAGTCAGGGACTCAAGGGCAAACGAGACTGGATGGAAATTCGATTAGTGGTGAGTTTTCCCCGTTACCTGGAGATGGTGATTTTCAGATAGCAAGGGTGAGCATAGCAGAGGGAGCCCATCATCTGGAAAATCCAGAGGGGTTTGCAGCGTATGCGTATGGATTTGGGAGGACAGAATCCTACGGTTATGCCGCTGGTGCAGCATTGGATAATTTGAATTTGGATTTCTCCTCTAGTTATGAATTTGATGTCACCGGCGAAAAAGTGGCCTGTCTTAATCAGGAAGGGGCTTGGACGGCGAATATCTCCGATCCTTTGTATAAGTATATTGTATGGGATTTTGGCGATGGTACTGATTTGCAGTATGGCCGTGAAGTCTTCCATACCTTTTCGGATCCCGGAAAATACATCGTTAGTGTTACGGCATCAAAAAGCCCTAATTCTTGTGATGATATTGAGGAGGCTTCCTTGGAAGTAGCCGTTTTGGAATCAAAAGCTACGCTTGAAGGAGAGGTGAATGTCTGTCCAGATGTAGAGGAAATCATGTATCGGTTAACTGATAAACAGCACATTGCCCAGTCGGAATTTGAAGCTATAGGTGGAGAGATCATAGAGAATTATGGTGATTCTATTTTGGTAAAGTGGGGCAAGGGAGATCCCAAAGCTAAGCTTATTTTTAAGCCATTTTCTGAAAATGGCTGCCCTGGAGAGCAGATAGAACTGGAAATTATATTAGATCAGGATTTGAGGGCTTTTCAGCCGATTGGCCCAGAAGAGGTATGCTTTGACCCCAATTTCTCACAGGCCTACTCGGCGGATCCCATCATACAGGGAAGGATATACGAATGGGAGATCATGGGAGGGAAAATATCCTCAGGGCAGGGAACAGGTCAAGTGGAAGTGATATGGGATAAATCAGGAATAGAAGGCGTGATAGGCTATACTGTTTTCAGCGATGCAAATAAGGTCTGTTCTGGAAATTCACCTGTGGCAAAGGTGAAAATAACCGATGAACTGGCCAGTCCTCTTGTGACGAATGTGGCTTGTTTTGGAGAATCATCAGGAAAAATCAAATTGGATATTTTGGGAGGTAATCCTCCTTATAACTTTGAATGGAAGCATGATCCATCACTTAGTGGAGCGGTTGCTGACAACCTTCCTGCTGGCACCTATTCGGTATTGATCACGGATAATTTAGGCTGTAGCCAGTTGGTCAATGGGATTGAAGTAGAAGGGCCGGCATTGCTTGAGGTCAATAAACCGGAAGTATCACCTACTACTTGTCTAGGAAGAGATGACGGCATGGTTCGGATATCCATAAGTGGAGGAGTCTCGCCCTATCACCTTACGCATAATGGCCTTCGGGATTTCGAAGAGGAAATCACCCTTTATGACTTGGCCAAAGGTTCTTACAGCATTGAGGTTTTCGACCAGAATGGCTGTTTGGTAACAGTGGATTTTGAGATTACTTCACCACCAATCCTCGAAGCGGAAGTGCGATTGGTCAAACCTGCCTGTCCTGGGGGACAAAATGGAGCGTTAGTGGTGGATACAGAAGGGATTATAGGTGCCCAAAATTTTTACTGGTCAAGTAGTAGTGGGCAGACGACTGCTTTGGCGACTGATTTGGAGAAGGGAGCGTATGAAGTGGGGTTTAGAGATGTCTACAATTGTATTTATGTGGGTAGAGGGGTGGTAGAGGAGAATGCTCCTGAGTTCCGGATGCCCACAGGATTTGATCCAAGGCAAGTGCCGGGAGTTTATTCGGGCGTGTCCAATTGCGAAGTTGACTTTGATATATGGATTTATAACCGATGGGGGGAGCTGATATATTTTGGGGATACAGGTTGGGATGGTAAGATGAATGGTAAGAGTGCGCCTGTCGGCTCCTATGCTTATATGGTAAGGTATTATTATACCCTGGAGGGGACAGATCATGTAATCGATAAAGATGGTGCTTTTATGCTAGTGCGTTAAGCTGTGGGCAGGAAATTTCTTCATTGTTAGCAATATATTGAATACTTAAACTATGCTCAAGTCCAAATTTGTATTTGCTCTTCTACTATTTATCTCGGTTGAGAACGTTTTTGCCCAAAACTCCACCATAGGCAAGGAATTTTGGCTGGGGTTTATGGAAAATTTTGGAACAGAGGAGGGGTTGAGCACTGAAGCGGTGGTCATCATCACTGCCGATGAGCGTACTTCAGGCACTATCAATTACCTGGGGCGTACCACTTCGTTTGATTTGGAAAAAAGTGAGCAATTTATTCTTCGCATCAATAGCGATGAACTGGATTTATTTCACAGGAACTCCGGGAGAGTCGAAAACAAAGGGGTTTATATTTCAGCTTCAGGAAATATAGCGGTTCATGCTTTTAATGAAATGCTCAGGACAGCGGATGGGACAGTCGTTCTGCCTGTATCGGTTTTGGGAAGGGACTATTACATAACAACCCACAAAGAAGTGACGCCATTTGAAAGCACCTTGTTGGTGGTGGCCATAGAAGATAATACCGAAATCGAAATCACTCCTGCTGTAAATACCATAAACGGAAAGACGGCAGGCGAACCCTTTACTGTCATCCTTAATAGGGGACAGAGCTATCAGGTTAAAGCGGATGGTGACCTTACCGGTTCCCGGGCACGCGTGGTGGGAGGAGAAGCCGAAAACTGTAAAAAGATCGCTGCATTTGGAGGGAGCAAGTGTACTTGGGTGGGGAATTGTGAAGCTTGTGATGTGTTATACCAGCAAGCTTATGCTGTTAGCTCTTGGGGAAAGCGTTTTGTGCATATAGCGTTAAAGGAGCGTACATCAGGAGAATTGGTAAAGGTATTGGCTTCTGAGGATGGTACTATGGTTAGTGTAGACGGAGTACCTAAAGGAACGATTAACAAAGGGAAATTTATGACGCTTAATTTTACGTCAGGCCAGTCGGCTAAGATAGAAACTACCAAACCGGCATCTGTTACCATGTTTTCCAAAGGTGTGGGATGTAACGATCCCGACATTCCATCCCTGTCGGGAATTGGAGATCCATTTATGATCACCTATAGTCCGAGTGAGCAATTTCTAAAGGAACTTAGCTTTAACTCTATCCAGTTGCCATCCATCAGTAACCACTATGTGAATATCGTTGTCAAGTCTGGAAGCCAGGGGGATACACGGCTCGATGGCCGAAACATAGGGGGGGCATTCAGTCCGTTGCCAGGGGATCAGGATTTTCAAATTGCCCAGATTAATGTTTCAGAAGGAGTCCACAGGTTGGTCAATCCCGATGGGTTTGCAGCTTATGTATATGGTTTTGGATTTAGAGAGTCGTATGGTTTTGCCGCGGGGGCATCTTTGGACAATTTAAATGTCGATATAGAATCAGCGTATTCCTTTGCGGTGGAAGGAGAAAAAGTTGCTTGTCTCGGTCAGGAGGGGATTTGGCGTGTGATCGCCGGGAATCCAAATTTCAATTATTTTCTGTGGGATTTCGGGGATGGAAGTCCTGCGCTGCAAGGCAAAGAAGTTACTCATCAATTTGATGCCCCCGGAACATACCGCATCACAGTAAGTGCTTCCAGTGGTGCCAATTCATGTGATGGTATCGAGGAAGCTACTTTTGAGGTGGAAGTCGTGGAGTCAATAGCAAACCTGACAGGAAATAGTATGGTGTGTCCTGAAGTAGAAGAGGTGATGTATTACATAGAGGAGAAAGAACACTTGGAAGAAGCAACGTTTCAGGCCATCGGTGGAGAAGTATTGGAAAACTACGGAGATTCAGTTCTGGTCAGATGGGGAAAGGAAAATGCTGATGCCAAGCTAGTCATGAACCCATATTCAGAAAACGGTTGTCCTGGCAAAGCGGTAGAATTCAACGTAAATATCACTTCCAGTCTAATGGCGACTGCTCCCGTGGGACAAACAAACATATGTTTCGACCCAGAAGTGCCGCATATTTATTTTGTGGAAAACCCTGTCAAAGGGAGGAAGTATGAATGGGAGATAGAGGCAGGGGATATTGTTTCAGGCCAGGGAAGTCCAGAAGTGGAAATAGTCTGGAACGAACCAGGAGTAATTGGGGAAGTGGGATATACTGTTTATGGCCCAGAGGGCAATACGTGTTCAGGTGTGTCACCAAAAATCGCAGTTTCAGTGGCCGAGGAGCTAGCAGAAGTTTTTGTGACGGATGTGGATTGCGCAGGTAATGAAACGGGCGAAATCCAAATTAGATTGGCTAAAAGTCCATCACTGCACACATTTATCTGGAATCATGATCCAGCATTGAATGAGCCAATAGCCGAAAACCTCGGGGCAGGGTCATATTCCGTTATCATTATTGACCAAAATGGCTGTAGCCAATCCATAGAAACGATAGCTGTAAAAGAGCATGCGCCAGAGGTCAGGATGCCAACAGGTTTTGCACCGGGACAGCCTCCACATGTTTATCAAGGTGTTTCAGCTTGCGAATTCAGCTTTGAATTATGGGTGTATAATCGATGGGGATCGTTGATGTATTATGGAAAAGAAGGCTGGGATGGTAGATTTAATGATAAGCTTGCACCCATTGGGACGTACGCCTACATTCTCCGGTATAACTATCCATTATATGATAAGACATACTCCAATGAGATAGAAGGGGTTTTTACCCTTGTAAGATAAGCTATTGGCACTTTTGATAATCTTCCGGTGATTTTGGATTAGGGAAATTATCACTTTCGTCCTCATCGGGACGTTTGTGTAAGCATTGGAAATCCTTTTCGATGAGGATAAGGTTTTCATGTATATCTCCCTGGTGCTGGACATGCTTGATGCTGATCTCTTCCGTGGAGGCCCAATCAAGAGCCAACTCTTCCGGAATGATGACTTTTAAGTGCGATTCTACAAAAAACGCTTTGACATCATCGGCTGAATCGTCCAGAATCAGGCTATAGCTGAGTCCTGTTTCCGAATTCCCTAGTTGCAGGTGTTCAGTGACTGATTTGCCAGCAGCGACTTCCTGGACTTCCGTTTGGGTAAGCCGTAATCGAATGGAATTGTTATTGATGCGCAGTTTCATGAGCCAATTTTATTTATTGATAAGCTTAAAAGCGGATTTTGGGCTTTCACAGACCGAACAGCAATAGCTGCTTGGAAGTTTCATGAAAGAAGTACCAGCAGGGACCTCGGCTTCTTCGTCCCCATACTTTTCATCGTAAATGGTCAGGCAATTGGAGCATTGGTATTTTCTGTGCGGACGCTGAGTTTTTTCTTTTTCAGCCTCTCCACTTTCTTCTTGGCTTTTTTGTGCCTCCAGTTGATCGTAATATTTGTAGCTGAGCTCGATCAGTAGTGGGGGGATGGTGTCTAGGGGTACTTTTTTGGCATAATAGAAATATTCCGATAGGTTAGGGTTAAAGTCCCTGGAGTATTGGATGTTAAAGGTGTCAGGTTCAGATTCCTTTTCTTTTTTGGCTTTTTCGATGGCTACTGAAGTGAACAGGGCCATATGCTTGGTTTTGACAGAAAAGCTCAATCCGTAAGTACTGATATCCTGTTTGTCCAGTGCCCTGACCAGGTAATTTTTAATATCCAGTGCTTCCTCATCCAATACAGGCAAGTGCCAGTTGAGTTCCAGGGAGCTATGGCGGATATTAATCCCAAATTTGCCCAATAGCTTCTCCCAGCTTAATCGGTCTTTTTCGGCAATTCCCCTGACAATGATCGATTTCCAGGGTGTGAGCGAAATTTTCCCGATGTTGGTGTCAATGCACAGCTGGCAAAGCGCTTTGAGGAAATTGATCGTAAACTTGTTGTTTCGCCAATAAAGGCCTAGCCAGTATTTTCCTCCTACGATGCGGTTCATGCCTTCATAATAAGGAGAGGTGGCTTCAGGATAGTCCAGTTCCTGTTCCAGCGTGCTGGTGTTGGGAGCGGTGATACTTTTGGCCTTTTCGTAGATTTCGGGATATTTTAGGCCACTTTGGACAGGATTGATCTCCTCGATGACCTTGGCCATGCGTGCAAGGTCGTATCCATAGATAAGGTCGGGCGCACACCAGGGTTTGGCATCGATTTCCGAAAACCTCAGGTGTAAGTACCAATAATTGTCAAAAGAAGAAGCAACAAAATTGATGTTGCCGGTAAATAGTGGCACCAAGCTCTGTACAGGATCGGTGATATTGATCTTTAACTTGGGCAAGTAGTCAAACGTGTCCAGGATATAGTGGTAGGTATGGGAAGCCAGCCAGTGGGTGGTAGGCATTACGTCCAAGGCCGTATAAGACGTTACGATGTTATGGAATTCTTCTCCATCAGTATCGTAAGCTGTATTGATGGCATTGAAGGTTTCTTCCAATGTCTTCAGGTTTTTGTCCTTTACGGGAAAAAGAAGGTCTTGCCTGGAGCCCAGGTGGATATAGTTGGTGCCAAGTTCATTGGCCGTGTTGATGGTCTTCAGGAAATCACCAGGTGAGATAATGCCACCTTTTACAAATACCCTTACTAAGTCCGCTTTTTGCATTTTTTGATTACTTTATGCTATTGTAAAGTTAAGGTTTTAAAAGGAAAGATCGCCCCTATGGCTTCTAGCATTTACCTGATTTAGGGAGTTAGAGCACATTGGGTGGTTGGTTTTAAGGGGAGGCAAAAGTGAACATGATGAACAAAAGTGGTCGTTTTTCAAAGGATCCACACAGGGAGTTCATCATGCCTACTTGATGCTTATGCCTTTACCAGTGCCGGCAGTGCTGATTCCAGGATACTTTTCACTTCTGGTTTACAACTTCCGCAGCCCAGACCTGCTCCAGTCTGCTGACAAAGCTGCCTGAATTCATGACAGCCGCTCTGAATGGCTTTGGAGATATTGCCTGTACCGACATTGCCACAGGAGCAGACCATTTCTCCGATCATTTCCTCTTTGGTAGAGTTGCCTCTGAGGAGCTCTTGTCGTTTTTTGGATAATTCTGTCCTTTCTTCGATCAGGCTTTTGAATTCCGGAAACTCGGATTTGTCTCCCATCAGGATGGCGCCCACCAATCGGTCTTGATGCACGATACATTTTTTATAGTAGGTCTGAGCCGTGTCGATCAGGAGGATTTCTTCATATCCCTCTCCATTGGCCGGAACCTCCGGGATCCCAATAGAGCAAAGGTCCAATTCGGCAAATTTAAGAATGTTCATCGGAATGGAACCTTTGTAGAGGCTGAGCAGGTCGCCGGTGATAAAGCGCGCAGCAATATCGGCTTGCATTTCGGCCGCAGCGGTGATGCCGTTCAGTTTGCCTTTGTGCTCAGCGATTTCGCCCATGGCAAAGATGGAAGGATCACTCGTTTGAAGATAATCGTTGACTTTGATGCCCCGCCCACAGGTGAGTCCTGCAGATTTTGCCAGCTCCATGTTGGGCCTGGTGCCGATAGCCAGTACCACTGCGTTGCAATGGATCTCCTGGCCACTTTTGAGGCGGACATTGACCGCTTTGTTGGCTTCATGGCTGTCGAGATGGGCGATTTGGTTGTTCATATAGAGCTTAACGCCCATTTCCTCTATTCGCTCACGCAATAATGAACTGGCCATGGGATCCAGTTGCCGTTCCATTAGTCTGGAACCAAGTTGGACAATGGTCACGCCGACATTGATTTCCCGTAAGGCCGCAGCGAGTTCCAGTCCGAGCAAACCTCCCCCGGCGATCAGTACATCTCCTTCGTAATTGAGGTATTCTTTGAGTTTGTCCGCATCATGACGGCTTCTCATAGTGAAGGTACCCGGCAAATGCATCGGCATATCCGGTGGGATAAATGCCCTGCTGCCCGTAGCCAAGATCAAGGTGTCGTAGTGATGAACCCGGCCTTTTTCATCAGTGACGGTTTTATTGGATCGGTCAATGGATTCTATGCCGTTTTCCACATACAGCTGGATGTCCAGCTTTTCCATTTCCGATAGAGACTTGAATTTTAGCAAGTCTTCCCAGACCTTGTGTCGATTGACATAGTCGGGTAGGAGTACGCGGTTGTAGAAGGGATGCTTTTCTTTGGAAAAGACGTGGATATCGTCGTTTTGATTGAATTCCCTATAGGTGTTGATAAAGCGGTAAGCGGCAGCTCCGGCACCCACAACCACGATCTTTTGCCTTGGTTTGACGTACTTGGCCACTTGAACTGTCGAAAACTTAAAATCAGGCTGCTTCGATACCGGGTCAATGCCATTTCCGGTGAGGTTGTTGGTACGTGGAAAATCATTTTGCAATATTTTCCCCCAGTGCATCGGAAGGAATACCACACCTTTTTTTATTTTAGTTGTAACCTGGGCGTGGACGCGTACTTCACCACGTTTACCGGAGATCAATACCGTTTCGCCATCGTTGATGTTTCTGGAAGCGGCATCTTCGGGGTGGATTTCGAGAAATGGACTGGGAATATGCTTGTTCAGCTTGGCCACTTTGCCTGTTCTGGTCATCGTGTGCCACTGGTCCCGGATCCTTCCCGTGGTGAGAATCAAGGGATAATCCTCTGAAAGGAGTTCTGTTTTGTTTCTCGGTCCATTGGCAAGGATTTGAGCCCGTCCGTTTGGTGTATAGAATTTTTTGTCAGTAAACAGCCGGACGGTTCCGCCTTTGTTTTTGTCTGTAAAAGGCCACTGGACGGTTCCGTTGGATTTAAGGTAGTCATAATCCAGGCCGGAAATATCAATATTGGTGCCTTTGGTCAGCTGGCAGTATTCTGCATAAACCTCCGCCATACTGGGAAAATCAAAGCCACTATAATTCATTTTTTTTGCAAAACGGAGCAGGATTTCTGCGTCCGGTAATGCTTCTCCGGGGGCGTCGGTAAACTTGTTCAGGTAACTGATGCGACGTTCGGAGTTTGTCATAGTGCCCTCTTTTTCGCCCCATCCGGCAGCCGGCAGGACAAGGTCAGCATGGGGAATGGCTTCTGCCTTGGCTGAAATGTCCTGAACCACTACAAATTTCGCTTTTTTCATGGCTGCTTCCACACGACGGGCATCCGGCATGCTGACCAAAGGATTGGTGCAGATGATCCACAGCGCCTTGATGGAGCCATCTTCGAGGCCTTCAAAGATTTGTGTGGCCGTTTTTCCTGGTTGATCTGGTAAGCTGTCCACACCCCAGAAGTCAGCGACTTCCTGTCGGTGTTCAGGATTGAGCAGGTTGCGGTGAGAAGCCAATAAAGTAGCCATCCCTCCTACTTCACGACCGCCCATTGCGTTGGGTTGTCCTGTAAGACTAAAGGGGCCTGAGCCGGGTTTTCCGATGTGTCCCGTAATGAGGTTCAGGTCGATCAGGGCAAGGTTTTTATTGACTCCT from Echinicola soli encodes the following:
- a CDS encoding PKD domain-containing protein is translated as MKKLLPFDSYYNSIIFKLIAGESLGQNLLGFPSIFSVFKSKKQLGAFSGKAKRADRPRTNRPTPQFMRVLILLGLFFTLAYSARGQNSTLGKEFWVGFMENDFTEAAVLVITADEQASGAIEYLGQTAFFDLQKGEQYVLRINPYEANVIHETSEEIENKGVYITSSGRVAVHAFNEQQYSADGTVVLPVKTLGKEYFVTSYYEEGNGPGTLLIVAIEDNTKIEITTPVNTLNGKQANIPFSITLDRGQSYQVKAFGDLTGAYVKVLGDKVGDCGKIAVFGGNLCTTIGDCLACDHLFQQTYPISTWGTSYIHVGLKDRTSGELVRILASEDGTDVIVAGENKGKIGRGESMTFDLEPDKSCKIETSNPSSVTVFSKGAYCNSIEDEDLFHNGDPFMITYSPSDQFLKDLVFNSMKLPVIENHYVNIVVKSGTQGQTRLDGNSISGEFSPLPGDGDFQIARVSIAEGAHHLENPEGFAAYAYGFGRTESYGYAAGAALDNLNLDFSSSYEFDVTGEKVACLNQEGAWTANISDPLYKYIVWDFGDGTDLQYGREVFHTFSDPGKYIVSVTASKSPNSCDDIEEASLEVAVLESKATLEGEVNVCPDVEEIMYRLTDKQHIAQSEFEAIGGEIIENYGDSILVKWGKGDPKAKLIFKPFSENGCPGEQIELEIILDQDLRAFQPIGPEEVCFDPNFSQAYSADPIIQGRIYEWEIMGGKISSGQGTGQVEVIWDKSGIEGVIGYTVFSDANKVCSGNSPVAKVKITDELASPLVTNVACFGESSGKIKLDILGGNPPYNFEWKHDPSLSGAVADNLPAGTYSVLITDNLGCSQLVNGIEVEGPALLEVNKPEVSPTTCLGRDDGMVRISISGGVSPYHLTHNGLRDFEEEITLYDLAKGSYSIEVFDQNGCLVTVDFEITSPPILEAEVRLVKPACPGGQNGALVVDTEGIIGAQNFYWSSSSGQTTALATDLEKGAYEVGFRDVYNCIYVGRGVVEENAPEFRMPTGFDPRQVPGVYSGVSNCEVDFDIWIYNRWGELIYFGDTGWDGKMNGKSAPVGSYAYMVRYYYTLEGTDHVIDKDGAFMLVR
- a CDS encoding PKD domain-containing protein produces the protein MLKSKFVFALLLFISVENVFAQNSTIGKEFWLGFMENFGTEEGLSTEAVVIITADERTSGTINYLGRTTSFDLEKSEQFILRINSDELDLFHRNSGRVENKGVYISASGNIAVHAFNEMLRTADGTVVLPVSVLGRDYYITTHKEVTPFESTLLVVAIEDNTEIEITPAVNTINGKTAGEPFTVILNRGQSYQVKADGDLTGSRARVVGGEAENCKKIAAFGGSKCTWVGNCEACDVLYQQAYAVSSWGKRFVHIALKERTSGELVKVLASEDGTMVSVDGVPKGTINKGKFMTLNFTSGQSAKIETTKPASVTMFSKGVGCNDPDIPSLSGIGDPFMITYSPSEQFLKELSFNSIQLPSISNHYVNIVVKSGSQGDTRLDGRNIGGAFSPLPGDQDFQIAQINVSEGVHRLVNPDGFAAYVYGFGFRESYGFAAGASLDNLNVDIESAYSFAVEGEKVACLGQEGIWRVIAGNPNFNYFLWDFGDGSPALQGKEVTHQFDAPGTYRITVSASSGANSCDGIEEATFEVEVVESIANLTGNSMVCPEVEEVMYYIEEKEHLEEATFQAIGGEVLENYGDSVLVRWGKENADAKLVMNPYSENGCPGKAVEFNVNITSSLMATAPVGQTNICFDPEVPHIYFVENPVKGRKYEWEIEAGDIVSGQGSPEVEIVWNEPGVIGEVGYTVYGPEGNTCSGVSPKIAVSVAEELAEVFVTDVDCAGNETGEIQIRLAKSPSLHTFIWNHDPALNEPIAENLGAGSYSVIIIDQNGCSQSIETIAVKEHAPEVRMPTGFAPGQPPHVYQGVSACEFSFELWVYNRWGSLMYYGKEGWDGRFNDKLAPIGTYAYILRYNYPLYDKTYSNEIEGVFTLVR
- a CDS encoding DUF7009 family protein; the protein is MKLRINNNSIRLRLTQTEVQEVAAGKSVTEHLQLGNSETGLSYSLILDDSADDVKAFFVESHLKVIIPEELALDWASTEEISIKHVQHQGDIHENLILIEKDFQCLHKRPDEDESDNFPNPKSPEDYQKCQ
- a CDS encoding rubredoxin, with the protein product MQKADLVRVFVKGGIISPGDFLKTINTANELGTNYIHLGSRQDLLFPVKDKNLKTLEETFNAINTAYDTDGEEFHNIVTSYTALDVMPTTHWLASHTYHYILDTFDYLPKLKINITDPVQSLVPLFTGNINFVASSFDNYWYLHLRFSEIDAKPWCAPDLIYGYDLARMAKVIEEINPVQSGLKYPEIYEKAKSITAPNTSTLEQELDYPEATSPYYEGMNRIVGGKYWLGLYWRNNKFTINFLKALCQLCIDTNIGKISLTPWKSIIVRGIAEKDRLSWEKLLGKFGINIRHSSLELNWHLPVLDEEALDIKNYLVRALDKQDISTYGLSFSVKTKHMALFTSVAIEKAKKEKESEPDTFNIQYSRDFNPNLSEYFYYAKKVPLDTIPPLLIELSYKYYDQLEAQKSQEESGEAEKEKTQRPHRKYQCSNCLTIYDEKYGDEEAEVPAGTSFMKLPSSYCCSVCESPKSAFKLINK
- a CDS encoding nitrate reductase — translated: MSTAKPESYKSTCSYCGVGCGIIVNKDNKGRTTVEGDPNHPVNRGMLCSKGMNLHYVVEDKSDRLQYPQMRWGKSHPLERVDWDTGLNRAAAVFKSIIKKHGPDAVAFYVSGQCLTEEYYLVNKLTKGYLKTNNIDTNSRLCMSSAVMGYIKTLGEDSVPIAYEDIELADCFLVAGANPAWCHPILWRRVEKHKEENPDTKIIVVDPRVTQSCSLADLHLQLNPGTDETLYLAIGRCLIENGDIDMDFIQNHSDGFDAYKELVMETTLESAAATCGVPAEDIQLAASYIGDAKGFLSLWAMGLNQSAEGVNKNLALIDLNLITGHIGKPGSGPFSLTGQPNAMGGREVGGMATLLASHRNLLNPEHRQEVADFWGVDSLPDQPGKTATQIFEGLEDGSIKALWIICTNPLVSMPDARRVEAAMKKAKFVVVQDISAKAEAIPHADLVLPAAGWGEKEGTMTNSERRISYLNKFTDAPGEALPDAEILLRFAKKMNYSGFDFPSMAEVYAEYCQLTKGTNIDISGLDYDYLKSNGTVQWPFTDKNKGGTVRLFTDKKFYTPNGRAQILANGPRNKTELLSEDYPLILTTGRIRDQWHTMTRTGKVAKLNKHIPSPFLEIHPEDAASRNINDGETVLISGKRGEVRVHAQVTTKIKKGVVFLPMHWGKILQNDFPRTNNLTGNGIDPVSKQPDFKFSTVQVAKYVKPRQKIVVVGAGAAAYRFINTYREFNQNDDIHVFSKEKHPFYNRVLLPDYVNRHKVWEDLLKFKSLSEMEKLDIQLYVENGIESIDRSNKTVTDEKGRVHHYDTLILATGSRAFIPPDMPMHLPGTFTMRSRHDADKLKEYLNYEGDVLIAGGGLLGLELAAALREINVGVTIVQLGSRLMERQLDPMASSLLRERIEEMGVKLYMNNQIAHLDSHEANKAVNVRLKSGQEIHCNAVVLAIGTRPNMELAKSAGLTCGRGIKVNDYLQTSDPSIFAMGEIAEHKGKLNGITAAAEMQADIAARFITGDLLSLYKGSIPMNILKFAELDLCSIGIPEVPANGEGYEEILLIDTAQTYYKKCIVHQDRLVGAILMGDKSEFPEFKSLIEERTELSKKRQELLRGNSTKEEMIGEMVCSCGNVGTGNISKAIQSGCHEFRQLCQQTGAGLGCGSCKPEVKSILESALPALVKA